In Thunnus thynnus chromosome 4, fThuThy2.1, whole genome shotgun sequence, a genomic segment contains:
- the LOC137181787 gene encoding adenosine receptor A1-like codes for MTSALSPSKALYIGMEVVIAVSSVIGNVMVVWAVRINRSLRDTTFCFIVSLALADIAVGALVIPLAITISIGLQTHFYSCLLVACTVLVLTQSSILALLAIAIDRYLRVKIPMSYKRVVTPRRAGTAVLLCWLVSIVVGLTPMLGWNNLQHLRDNGSLLTDDLLVTCEFEMVISMDYMVYFNFFGWVLPPLLLMLAIYVEIFYMIHKQLNKKVTASHADPSRYFGKELKLAKSLALVLFLFAVSWLPLHILNCITLFCPACVKPEFLIYIAIILTHGNSAVNPIVYAFRIKKFRTAFRKIWKLYMLCQDPVGRLPQRGSQRGQSHERRLRQNDDDDDDV; via the exons ATGACTTCGGCTCTGTCTCCATCTAAAGCCCTCTATATCGGGATGGAGGTGGTGATCGCCGTGTCCTCGGTCATCGGTAACGTGATGGTGGTCTGGGCTGTGCGTATAAACCGGTCTTTGAGGGACACCACGTTTTGTTTCATCGTCTCACTGGCCTTGGCTGACATTGCGGTCGGGGCTCTTGTCATCCCCCTCGCCATAACCATCAGCATCGGACTCCAGACGCACTTCTACAGTTGCTTGCTGGTCGCCTGCACAGTGCTCGTCCTCACGCAAAGTTCCATCCTGGCGCTGCTGGCCATCGCCATCGACCGCTATCTAAGAGTCAAAATACCCATGAG CTACAAGCGGGTGGTGACCCCTCGGCGAGCTGGCACGGCTGTGTTGCTATGTTGGCTGGTGTCCATCGTAGTGGGCCTCACGCCCATGTTGGGCTGGAATAACCTGCAGCATCTCCGTGACAATGGCTCCCTGCTCACTGATGACCTCCTGGTGACCTGTGAGTTTGAGATGGTCATCAGCATGGACTACATGGTCTACTTCAATTTTTTTGGCTGGGTGCTGCCCCCTCTGCTCCTCATGCTCGCCATCTATGTTGAGATTTTCTACATGATCCACAAGCAGCTCAATAAGAAG GTGACAGCTAGCCACGCAGACCCCAGCCGTTACTTTGGCAAGGAGCTCAAGCTAGCCAAATCCCTCGCCCTGGTTCTTTTCCTCTTCGCAGTCAGCTGGCTTCCCCTTCACATCCTCAACTGCATCACCCTCTTTTGCCCTGCCTGTGTTAAGCCAGAGTTCCTCATTTACATCGCCATCATCCTCACCCACGGCAACTCGGCTGTCAACCCCATCGTTTACGCTTTCCGCATCAAGAAATTCCGCACAGCGTTCCGGAAAATCTGGAAACTGTACATGCTTTGTCAGGATCCGGTTGGTCGGCTTCCTCAAAGAGGGAGCCAGAGAGGACAGAGTCACGAGAGGAGGCTGAGGCAgaatgatgatgacgatgatgatgtgTGA
- the LOC137181788 gene encoding bcl-2-like protein 15 gives MAPTAAQIERQTSEILKYLFDDDDDDIKPRELDGIETDGPTDDTFDPVLIADKLRTVADALNDDIQCKAVLNDLKQAVAQEAVEAVFTNGVKKLCQSQVSQRAEVAPEMQLIVAAVALGRFITKSSPELKNKVQSAVGVILSKSGGWVAQQGGWDKVTSN, from the exons ATGgcaccaacagcagcacagatCGAGAGACAGACGAGCGAAATACTCAAATACCTGttcgacgacgacgacgacgacatCAAACCTCGTGAATTAGATGGCATTGAGACTGACGGCCCaacag ATGACACTTTTGATCCAGTCTTGATAGCTGATAAACTGAGAACTGTGGCTGATGCCCTGAATGACGACATCCAATGTAAGGCTGTCCTGAATGACCTGAAGCAAGCAGTGGCACAAGAG GCTGTAGAAGCGGTATTTACTAATGGCGTGAAGAAGCTCTGCCAGTCTCAAGTATCTCAGAGGGCTGAAGTAGCTCCAGAGATGCAGCTGATCGTGGCTGCTGTGGCCTTAGGACGTTTCATCACGAAATCCTCCCCAGAGCTGAAAAACAAAGTCCAGAGTGCCGTGGGTGTAATCCTCAGCAAATCTGGTGGCTGGGTAGCTCAGCAAGGTGGATGG GATAAAGTGACAAGCAATTGA